In Desulfuribacillus alkaliarsenatis, a genomic segment contains:
- a CDS encoding glycosyltransferase gives MDKKVLIVSYLFPPIGGGGVQRALKMAKYLEQYGWEAHILTVTEDVYFASKDASLLNQLPPSVKIHRANHLDLIGKFTGQATKNNQTTTNKVSMKARVKQLIKPFLKALKSRILIPDEQILWRNNAVKLGKEVIKSQNIQAIFSTSGPNTNHLVAYELKKHMDLPWIADFRDPWTDNMHRSGIWWREKLEARLERKVVTSADVIMTVTESFLDGFINKYGSTAIKRGSVVHNGYDIADYNNLNHTVNNTDDNGVDISVDSPVDKPVDNPVHKPVDASVNREVSTAPVDKLKLVYTGIFYDKRNPRLLLRAIRELINEGRIDQQKIALHFAGIFDYPGQSANWQTVIDTELEEQIILHGQLPHGQALNLLASADVQLLIADSDKTAGAYIPGKLFEYIAIGKPIFALSHQGESTEIIESLGNGIVADPTSLHEIKKSLSVLYRNWLNTGIAIDMPGDILEKTKKYQRHEQARMLAEELDILHKKN, from the coding sequence ATGGATAAGAAAGTATTGATAGTTTCCTATCTCTTTCCTCCAATTGGTGGCGGCGGAGTACAGAGGGCATTGAAAATGGCAAAATACCTAGAGCAATACGGCTGGGAAGCACACATCCTGACAGTTACAGAGGATGTGTATTTTGCGTCTAAAGATGCTAGCCTACTAAACCAACTTCCACCATCAGTGAAAATACATCGAGCCAATCATTTAGACCTAATTGGAAAATTCACTGGACAAGCAACCAAAAACAATCAAACTACTACCAATAAAGTTAGCATGAAAGCTCGAGTAAAACAATTAATTAAACCATTTCTTAAAGCACTAAAAAGCCGCATCCTAATACCAGACGAGCAAATCCTTTGGAGAAACAACGCGGTCAAGCTTGGTAAAGAAGTAATTAAAAGCCAAAATATACAAGCTATTTTCTCAACTTCAGGACCTAATACTAACCATTTAGTAGCCTATGAATTAAAGAAACACATGGACTTACCTTGGATAGCAGACTTTCGCGACCCATGGACAGATAACATGCACAGATCAGGCATATGGTGGCGAGAGAAATTAGAAGCCCGTTTGGAAAGAAAGGTAGTTACCTCTGCTGACGTAATCATGACAGTTACAGAAAGCTTTTTAGATGGATTTATTAATAAATATGGGAGCACCGCGATAAAGCGTGGTAGCGTCGTACACAATGGCTATGATATAGCTGATTATAATAATTTGAATCACACAGTGAATAATACTGATGATAATGGTGTGGATATTAGTGTGGACAGCCCTGTTGATAAACCTGTGGACAACCCTGTTCATAAACCTGTGGATGCCTCTGTGAATAGGGAAGTATCAACAGCGCCTGTGGATAAGTTGAAACTTGTTTACACAGGAATCTTCTACGACAAGAGAAACCCTAGGCTCTTACTACGTGCAATACGCGAGCTAATAAACGAAGGTCGAATTGACCAACAGAAAATTGCACTTCACTTTGCTGGAATATTTGACTATCCTGGACAATCTGCCAACTGGCAAACGGTTATAGACACAGAACTAGAAGAGCAAATTATTTTGCATGGGCAGTTACCGCACGGTCAAGCACTAAATCTGTTAGCAAGTGCAGATGTACAACTACTAATAGCAGATAGTGATAAGACTGCAGGAGCATATATACCAGGCAAACTATTTGAGTATATAGCTATTGGTAAGCCAATTTTTGCACTCAGCCATCAAGGTGAATCTACAGAAATAATTGAATCCTTAGGAAACGGAATCGTTGCTGACCCAACTTCTCTCCATGAAATCAAGAAATCACTATCGGTGCTATACCGTAACTGGTTAAACACAGGCATAGCTATAGATATGCCTGGAGACATATTAGAGAAAACAAAAAAATACCAACGCCACGAACAAGCCCGCATGCTGGCAGAGGAATTGGATATATTACATAAAAAGAATTAG
- a CDS encoding glycosyltransferase family 4 protein — protein MRILHIIGGGEYGGAEQYLVNLARKLQGSPYQIQMACFYDSEFAAVLRKYQIPVHTVLPSSRFDFTLAQKLRRLMIQEKIDIVHTHGVRANFFGRLAARKLKLPIATTVHSELRQDYQNPVAYMLALGMERMTQPLTTRYIAISNSIKQDMIKRGIPEQKIEVIYSGIDFAEFVEEKTSTLELPQPPVIGIVGRLQEVKGHRYAIMAMPAILQKYPEVNLVIIGDGPLKEDLMKLAKQIQVADNVHFLGFQQSVSSLLNQFDIFLMPSLSEGLGLSLIEAMSQGIPVIASEVGGMVDVVQDTGDLLTSTGILVSAKDANAIAENAKLLLADSNIAQQMGMRGQADVLKRFNSERMIAEIADFYEKL, from the coding sequence ATGCGAATTCTACATATAATAGGTGGTGGCGAGTACGGTGGTGCAGAGCAGTACCTAGTAAACCTTGCCCGTAAGCTACAGGGAAGTCCATATCAGATTCAAATGGCTTGTTTTTATGATAGTGAATTTGCTGCTGTACTACGTAAGTATCAGATTCCCGTCCATACTGTTTTACCATCCAGTCGTTTTGATTTTACCTTAGCACAGAAGCTACGCCGTTTAATGATTCAAGAGAAAATAGATATTGTACATACCCATGGAGTAAGGGCCAATTTCTTCGGACGTTTAGCGGCTAGGAAGCTAAAGCTGCCGATAGCTACTACTGTCCATAGTGAGCTTCGCCAGGATTATCAGAACCCAGTTGCTTATATGTTAGCCTTAGGAATGGAACGGATGACCCAGCCATTAACGACGAGATATATCGCCATATCTAACAGTATTAAGCAGGATATGATAAAGCGTGGAATCCCCGAACAAAAGATAGAAGTAATTTATAGCGGAATTGATTTTGCTGAATTCGTAGAAGAAAAAACGTCAACACTAGAACTACCCCAACCACCAGTAATCGGCATAGTAGGGCGTCTACAGGAGGTTAAAGGTCATCGCTATGCTATTATGGCTATGCCTGCTATTTTGCAGAAGTATCCAGAAGTGAACCTTGTGATTATCGGTGATGGCCCGCTTAAAGAAGATTTAATGAAGCTAGCGAAGCAGATTCAGGTGGCTGACAACGTTCACTTCCTTGGCTTTCAGCAATCCGTCTCTAGTTTATTGAATCAATTCGATATCTTCCTAATGCCATCCCTATCTGAAGGGCTAGGTTTATCTCTTATAGAAGCAATGTCACAAGGCATACCAGTCATCGCGTCTGAGGTAGGAGGCATGGTTGATGTAGTCCAGGATACAGGAGACTTACTAACAAGCACAGGAATACTTGTATCTGCTAAGGATGCTAACGCCATAGCAGAGAATGCGAAACTACTTTTAGCAGATTCTAATATAGCCCAACAGATGGGTATGCGTGGACAAGCAGATGTACTTAAACGCTTTAATAGCGAGCGCATGATTGCAGAAATTGCTGATTTTTACGAAAAATTATGA
- the mntA gene encoding type VII toxin-antitoxin system MntA family adenylyltransferase antitoxin has translation MKLTDEKINNVMKTVLIETELIKDQYAIQLVYIFGSYATHKATSRSDVDIGIFIDPQSKSDSNRYSQIKLELLDKYTSALKRDDIDLLILNQANPTLAFQIVKYGKLIYQQSQLTKVLYENKVWKEYADTEKQRKLLELQVERRMKKLLE, from the coding sequence ATGAAACTAACAGATGAAAAAATTAATAACGTAATGAAAACAGTGCTGATTGAAACGGAACTTATAAAAGACCAGTACGCTATTCAACTAGTTTACATATTCGGCTCTTACGCAACGCATAAAGCTACTAGCAGAAGCGATGTAGATATAGGTATTTTCATAGACCCGCAATCTAAGTCGGACAGTAATAGGTATTCGCAAATCAAACTGGAATTACTAGATAAGTACACATCAGCATTAAAAAGAGATGACATTGATTTGTTGATTCTGAATCAAGCTAATCCGACACTAGCTTTTCAAATTGTAAAGTATGGCAAACTAATCTATCAACAGAGCCAACTAACGAAAGTATTATATGAAAATAAGGTATGGAAAGAATATGCAGACACAGAGAAACAGCGGAAACTTTTAGAGCTACAAGTTGAGCGAAGAATGAAAAAGTTGCTAGAATAA
- the hepT gene encoding type VII toxin-antitoxin system HepT family RNase toxin, which produces MVAKDVKVMLTKKIADLQKNILLLEQIKAEISIDNLHEDEVKYWAIERGLQLSVEIVIDIANILISANDWETPDTYRETLLKLGEKEIVPKAFAEKISGMAHFRNILVHDYLEMDENILKEVLTVGIADIVKYIDYVNRYLKS; this is translated from the coding sequence ATGGTCGCTAAAGATGTGAAGGTAATGCTAACAAAGAAAATAGCTGATTTGCAGAAAAATATACTACTACTAGAGCAAATTAAGGCGGAGATTAGTATAGACAATCTTCATGAAGATGAAGTAAAGTACTGGGCAATCGAAAGAGGTTTGCAGCTCTCGGTAGAGATTGTAATAGATATCGCAAACATACTAATATCTGCCAATGATTGGGAGACTCCAGATACATATAGAGAGACACTTTTAAAACTCGGTGAGAAAGAAATTGTTCCAAAAGCATTTGCGGAAAAAATATCTGGCATGGCTCACTTTAGGAATATCTTAGTACATGATTATTTGGAGATGGATGAGAACATTCTTAAGGAAGTTTTAACTGTTGGAATCGCAGACATAGTTAAATATATTGATTACGTTAATAGATACCTAAAGAGTTAG
- the murJ gene encoding murein biosynthesis integral membrane protein MurJ → MTEDNKRTLIKSGMIILVATFLGRLFGFVREIFISAQYGTSAQAEAYFIAITIPTILIAVLPGALNSVCTPLFAEYKEKGDLKGLQRLFNTVTTLVLLGTLLLSILGGLFASQIVSVLAPGFTGEVRELTVELVTLMIPAVALIGLISIFWSYLNAQRHFLMPSLGPLVASLIVIISIFTLVPKYGIHGLTIGTVIGFFFQGIIMYPTVRKHEIQFGFGLDLKNPEVKRFFILMIPIILGMSINQLNVIVDRILGSGLEEGKFAAYIYATRIYQLPIGMFIGAVTLPLFPLLSQYASQGSIDKLISTMWSGLKMLAFIMLPVTAVVMIMGEPIVRLLFEREEFTRQSTLETNWALLFLAIGFFPYAARDLLTRVFYSLQDTRTPVIINTITITLNVIFAIILVRFLDQGGLGLAMALGGIVNLILMLFIIRYKLGVVIDRHAILQIGKIAIATVAMAITLLIAKPYFAIDTTVSTSAIEQLIQLLIPLTLACIMYLVFTLLLRVDSLHAVLRRRRNQES, encoded by the coding sequence ATGACCGAAGACAACAAACGCACATTAATTAAATCAGGTATGATTATCCTAGTCGCCACGTTCTTAGGGCGGCTTTTCGGTTTTGTCAGAGAGATATTCATTTCTGCCCAGTATGGTACATCTGCACAGGCAGAAGCTTACTTCATCGCCATTACAATTCCTACTATATTAATAGCAGTTTTACCAGGCGCTTTAAATTCTGTGTGTACCCCCTTATTTGCTGAATATAAGGAAAAGGGTGACTTGAAAGGCTTACAACGTCTTTTCAATACAGTCACAACCCTTGTCCTACTAGGCACTCTACTGCTCTCAATTCTAGGGGGCTTATTTGCATCTCAGATTGTATCAGTTCTTGCACCTGGATTTACAGGTGAAGTTCGGGAACTGACGGTAGAACTCGTTACATTAATGATACCTGCAGTGGCCCTAATAGGTTTAATCAGTATCTTTTGGAGCTATTTAAACGCCCAGCGACACTTTCTAATGCCAAGCCTTGGTCCTCTTGTTGCCAGCTTAATTGTAATTATCTCGATTTTTACACTCGTGCCTAAATACGGTATACATGGATTGACAATCGGTACAGTCATTGGTTTCTTTTTTCAAGGGATTATTATGTACCCAACGGTAAGGAAACACGAGATACAGTTCGGCTTTGGCCTAGACTTGAAGAATCCAGAAGTAAAACGCTTCTTTATATTAATGATACCTATAATTCTAGGAATGTCTATTAACCAGCTTAATGTTATAGTTGATCGTATCCTTGGGTCAGGATTAGAAGAAGGTAAATTCGCAGCCTACATATATGCGACGCGTATTTACCAACTGCCAATTGGGATGTTTATTGGTGCAGTAACATTACCTCTATTCCCGCTGTTATCCCAATACGCTTCCCAGGGTAGTATAGACAAGCTTATCTCGACAATGTGGAGCGGGTTAAAGATGCTAGCCTTTATTATGCTGCCAGTAACGGCTGTTGTCATGATTATGGGCGAGCCAATCGTTAGATTACTATTCGAGCGGGAGGAATTTACCAGACAGAGTACACTAGAGACTAACTGGGCGTTACTATTTCTGGCTATTGGTTTCTTTCCATATGCAGCGAGAGATTTACTAACGAGGGTATTTTATTCATTACAAGATACTCGTACTCCAGTAATTATCAATACAATCACAATTACACTGAATGTTATCTTTGCAATTATACTTGTTCGCTTCTTGGATCAAGGTGGACTAGGGTTAGCGATGGCCCTTGGAGGTATTGTAAATCTCATACTTATGCTCTTTATTATTCGATACAAGCTTGGAGTAGTTATAGACAGACATGCAATCTTACAAATCGGCAAAATAGCAATAGCGACAGTAGCTATGGCTATAACGTTACTAATAGCGAAGCCGTACTTCGCTATAGATACTACAGTTAGCACTTCGGCGATAGAACAATTGATTCAACTATTAATTCCACTTACACTTGCATGTATTATGTACTTGGTATTTACATTGC
- a CDS encoding O-antigen ligase family protein, with product MLKKIMQLDLIKQHLNITTFLFILFFSFPVVDYVLRSVIGIGILAALWHNLVLALLLVILGWRWLMGEVDLNELKNIDVTKPLLLIMVYGFALIFLNMSYISIGIEGFRATFQYMLAFFVAFYLIRDRVKMLTMIYIMVGIGFVMGLHGVYQYIAGVPMPGNWVDAGENVRTRAFSFVGSPNVLGSYMAFIVPITIGLAFWHLGQAMEKLTATKTAGRLAAYKEILLSRTGLWSLVLLGMSGVMALCLLLTFSRGALLAFGAAVGVVAVIFALMYDRRMIFGVAGLAVVGVGVIYMLAPTVVERMLYVFSPEYFEKSAQGGRVTRWLNAFDRMRHEPFFGAGLGHYGGAVGARHFGTIYVDNYYAKTLAEMGLIGIGLFLWLIGSLLKNCLEVWKSLWNSSYKFIAAGLFGGLLAVILHNGVENIFEVPFMNVLFWMSAGMLIGLGQEVDSND from the coding sequence ATGCTAAAAAAAATAATGCAACTAGATTTAATAAAGCAGCATCTAAATATTACGACCTTTTTATTTATACTTTTCTTTTCTTTTCCCGTTGTAGATTATGTGTTACGATCTGTAATCGGAATTGGAATCCTTGCTGCCCTATGGCACAATCTCGTACTAGCGTTATTGTTAGTAATTCTTGGGTGGCGTTGGTTGATGGGTGAAGTAGATTTAAATGAGTTAAAAAATATAGATGTAACAAAACCATTACTATTAATTATGGTCTATGGGTTTGCACTTATATTCTTAAATATGTCTTATATCTCAATCGGTATAGAAGGATTTCGTGCAACCTTTCAATATATGCTGGCTTTCTTCGTCGCCTTCTACTTAATACGTGATCGCGTTAAGATGCTGACGATGATCTATATCATGGTGGGGATTGGTTTCGTTATGGGTCTCCACGGTGTATATCAATATATTGCTGGAGTGCCGATGCCTGGCAACTGGGTTGATGCAGGTGAAAACGTGCGCACCAGAGCATTCTCCTTCGTCGGCAGTCCAAATGTTTTAGGCAGCTATATGGCATTTATCGTTCCTATTACAATTGGACTAGCCTTCTGGCATCTTGGACAGGCGATGGAAAAGCTGACTGCTACTAAAACCGCTGGTCGATTGGCCGCTTATAAGGAAATACTATTGAGTCGTACAGGCTTATGGTCGCTTGTGTTACTCGGCATGTCTGGAGTTATGGCATTATGTCTATTACTGACCTTCTCACGGGGTGCGCTATTAGCCTTCGGAGCAGCAGTTGGGGTTGTGGCAGTGATTTTTGCCTTGATGTATGATAGGCGCATGATTTTCGGTGTAGCTGGACTTGCTGTCGTCGGTGTCGGCGTAATCTATATGCTTGCACCTACAGTTGTGGAGCGTATGCTTTATGTGTTCTCGCCAGAGTATTTTGAAAAAAGTGCTCAGGGAGGACGTGTCACCCGCTGGTTAAATGCCTTCGATAGAATGCGTCATGAACCGTTCTTCGGGGCAGGATTAGGACACTATGGTGGTGCTGTTGGAGCTAGACACTTCGGAACAATCTATGTGGATAACTATTATGCTAAGACCTTAGCTGAGATGGGATTGATTGGGATCGGTTTGTTCCTGTGGTTGATTGGCTCCTTATTGAAAAATTGCTTAGAAGTCTGGAAATCCCTCTGGAATTCTAGCTATAAATTTATTGCGGCTGGATTATTCGGTGGTTTGTTGGCAGTCATTCTGCACAATGGTGTAGAAAATATCTTTGAGGTTCCTTTTATGAATGTGTTGTTCTGGATGAGTGCTGGGATGTTGATAGGATTAGGACAGGAGGTAGATAGCAATGATTAG
- a CDS encoding NAD(P)/FAD-dependent oxidoreductase — MSQSKNYDVIIVGAGPAGIFSAYEIVKLKPEAKVLLIEKGKDINKRHCPMIAKDIACVNCKPHCSIMTGWGGAGAYSDGKLTLTADYGGWLDEYLDTKQEVMKYIKYVDEVYLQFGATEKTYGSYDEKVAEIERMAATADLKLIPAEIRHLGTENNLLLLSKIRDYLRDKIDLKSLTTVKEIITEDNKATGIILENGEVYTAPYVIVAPGRVGSDWFRSECSRLGLALTNNQVDIGVRVEVPASSMEHITRHIYESKLVYYGKKFDDPIRTFCMNPYGDVVVENTDGIMTVNGHSYATKRSKNTNFALLVSNKFTEPFKEPIAYGKYIATLANMLGGTVIVQRFGDLKRGRRSTKERMARGLVQPTLTSATPGDLSLVFPYRQLTNIIEMLEALDKVAPGVGSEHTLLYGVEVKFYSSRPELSKKLETNIDNMFAIGDGAGVTRGLAQAGVSGVVVAREIVKRMG; from the coding sequence ATGTCACAATCAAAAAATTACGATGTTATTATAGTGGGGGCAGGCCCTGCAGGAATTTTTTCAGCATATGAAATAGTCAAATTAAAACCAGAAGCAAAAGTCTTATTAATAGAAAAGGGTAAAGATATTAACAAACGTCATTGCCCAATGATTGCAAAAGATATTGCCTGTGTTAACTGTAAACCTCACTGTTCTATTATGACAGGGTGGGGTGGAGCAGGAGCATATAGTGATGGCAAGCTTACACTTACAGCTGATTATGGTGGTTGGTTAGATGAATATTTAGATACTAAGCAGGAAGTCATGAAATATATCAAATATGTCGATGAAGTATATCTACAGTTTGGGGCTACCGAGAAAACATACGGATCCTACGATGAGAAAGTAGCAGAAATCGAGCGTATGGCAGCAACGGCAGATCTTAAGCTCATTCCGGCTGAAATTCGACACTTGGGTACTGAGAATAATCTATTACTATTGTCGAAAATCCGCGATTACCTGCGCGACAAAATTGACTTAAAGAGTCTGACGACTGTGAAAGAAATAATTACAGAAGATAATAAAGCAACTGGTATTATATTAGAGAACGGGGAAGTCTATACTGCACCTTACGTCATTGTTGCCCCTGGAAGAGTTGGATCTGACTGGTTCCGTAGCGAATGCTCGAGACTAGGGCTAGCACTTACCAATAACCAGGTAGACATAGGCGTCCGTGTCGAAGTACCTGCTAGTAGCATGGAACACATTACCCGCCATATATATGAAAGCAAGCTAGTATACTACGGCAAGAAATTTGATGACCCGATTCGTACATTCTGCATGAACCCATATGGGGATGTCGTAGTCGAGAATACTGATGGTATTATGACAGTAAACGGTCATAGCTATGCGACTAAACGCAGCAAGAATACTAACTTTGCCTTACTTGTTAGTAATAAATTTACTGAACCGTTTAAAGAGCCAATAGCCTATGGTAAATATATCGCAACCTTAGCTAACATGCTAGGTGGAACAGTAATAGTTCAACGTTTTGGAGATTTAAAACGTGGCCGTAGATCAACTAAAGAGCGCATGGCTCGCGGTCTAGTACAACCAACACTAACATCAGCTACACCCGGAGATTTATCTCTAGTATTCCCATATCGCCAACTAACGAATATCATTGAAATGTTAGAAGCCTTAGATAAGGTAGCTCCAGGAGTAGGGAGCGAGCATACACTTCTATACGGTGTAGAAGTGAAATTCTACTCATCGCGCCCAGAGCTATCTAAGAAACTAGAAACCAATATTGATAACATGTTTGCCATTGGCGATGGAGCTGGTGTAACAAGAGGTTTGGCTCAAGCAGGAGTAAGTGGTGTAGTTGTTGCAAGAGAAATAGTTAAGCGAATGGGTTAA
- a CDS encoding YigZ family protein produces the protein MGKDFSILEYRTITSSAEHTNIVKKSKFIAHVKPVETENEAIAFIDEIKRKHYDATHNCSAYMIGENDQVQKASDDGEPSGTAGKPILEVIKKERLKNVVVVVTRYFGGIMLGAGGLIRAYGQAAADGIHKAGIVQRIMHTEVKATVDYTWVGKVENELHSKVYKIAGKEYTDKVTFTILAKAGEEAVLEKLLTELTNGQVEICYGSRIYVDI, from the coding sequence ATGGGAAAAGATTTCTCAATCCTTGAATATCGGACTATCACTAGCTCTGCTGAGCATACTAATATAGTTAAAAAGTCGAAATTTATCGCTCACGTAAAGCCTGTCGAAACCGAGAACGAGGCGATTGCTTTTATAGATGAAATAAAAAGGAAACATTATGATGCCACTCATAACTGTTCTGCCTATATGATAGGTGAGAATGATCAAGTTCAAAAAGCTAGTGATGATGGAGAACCAAGTGGAACTGCAGGAAAACCAATCCTAGAGGTTATAAAAAAGGAGCGGTTGAAGAATGTAGTGGTTGTTGTTACAAGGTATTTCGGTGGAATTATGCTAGGAGCTGGCGGTCTGATCCGTGCTTATGGTCAAGCTGCTGCTGATGGGATACATAAGGCTGGTATTGTGCAAAGAATTATGCATACAGAAGTAAAAGCAACTGTAGATTATACGTGGGTTGGCAAGGTGGAAAATGAGCTTCACAGTAAGGTCTACAAGATTGCTGGTAAAGAGTATACGGATAAAGTGACATTTACAATTTTAGCAAAGGCAGGAGAAGAAGCTGTGCTTGAGAAGTTATTAACTGAGTTAACAAATGGGCAGGTAGAGATTTGCTATGGAAGCAGAATCTATGTGGATATTTAA
- a CDS encoding PIN domain-containing protein has protein sequence MKILFDTNIILDVLQKRDPFYIHSSAVLRMVETKQVKGFITANSVTDIYYILNRTIKDKKAVYSALIILLQVVDIIDVTSADVKSALRHDVIDFEDELISVCASRAKINYIISRNTEDFVDSLVNTITPEQFLELSFKN, from the coding sequence ATGAAGATTCTATTTGATACGAATATTATATTAGATGTTTTACAAAAGAGAGACCCCTTTTATATTCATTCTTCAGCTGTATTGCGTATGGTTGAAACAAAGCAAGTGAAGGGCTTTATTACAGCTAACTCAGTTACTGATATATATTATATTTTGAATCGCACTATTAAAGATAAAAAAGCCGTTTATTCAGCTTTAATTATCTTATTACAAGTTGTAGATATCATAGATGTAACTAGTGCTGACGTTAAGTCTGCCTTGCGCCATGATGTTATTGATTTTGAAGATGAGTTAATTAGTGTTTGTGCCAGTCGCGCTAAAATAAACTATATTATAAGCAGGAATACTGAAGATTTTGTAGATTCCCTAGTAAACACCATAACACCTGAACAGTTTCTTGAACTATCATTTAAGAATTAA
- a CDS encoding type II toxin-antitoxin system Phd/YefM family antitoxin: MLEVTATEFKKNLGKYLTLVNKEEIIITRNGIPIAQISPPKKKSIVNQLIGIIPDDGYSLDDARMERLLRNEDSI; the protein is encoded by the coding sequence GTGTTGGAAGTAACAGCAACTGAATTTAAGAAAAATTTAGGTAAATATCTAACATTAGTAAATAAAGAGGAAATAATTATTACTCGTAACGGTATTCCTATTGCGCAAATTTCTCCCCCAAAAAAGAAAAGTATCGTTAACCAACTAATTGGTATTATTCCTGATGATGGCTATAGCTTAGATGATGCAAGAATGGAGCGCCTTTTAAGAAATGAAGATTCTATTTGA
- a CDS encoding stalk domain-containing protein, translating into MNKTATKLIMLLLCTSIIILVIVPPIAVESTQKYTQDRNPERNVVVYVDGKRIEFPHGQPYVDSNFRIMVPIRFVLEAIGAKIFWNQEHLQATIIKDNTIVTMTTDKPEYIVNGQEMLMDTAMVYSKELGTTFVPIRYVLEALQAEVNWRMENGNDVINVHSPAQQISVITKDQQSLKSAEVNLNPLYDQVNDVWHRLQATNNKLLSGSEFLELTAKELQIPNKFYANTDIEYFKVKPYTSENMKTDLNAFLKDFEFATEVPVLTYHHLLEQKNNNNYPANSAIINVEAFREQIELLHKNGFQTYGLDVLEQFINGEIKLPKKSVFITFDDGYLSNYVYGYPILKEHNYTATIFAITDMIRPIPETFNTSRINFISWQEINQHSDVFTIEAHSHNLHRLSNNLSHLITVPYNELINDMNESRKLLKSYINHDSVYFAYPYGQYNLQTIRALKETGYRLGFTNRPGTVRPHSDPYQINRFGIYPWTTIDNFKTYVGIE; encoded by the coding sequence ATGAATAAAACAGCAACGAAACTAATTATGCTCTTACTATGTACGAGCATAATTATATTAGTTATAGTTCCACCGATTGCAGTAGAAAGCACACAGAAATACACTCAAGACAGAAATCCCGAGCGTAATGTAGTCGTATACGTAGATGGAAAGAGAATAGAATTCCCCCATGGGCAACCATATGTAGATAGTAATTTCAGAATAATGGTTCCAATTCGCTTTGTTTTAGAGGCAATAGGTGCTAAGATTTTTTGGAACCAAGAACATCTACAGGCTACCATCATTAAAGACAATACAATTGTCACGATGACAACTGATAAGCCTGAATACATAGTTAATGGACAAGAGATGTTAATGGATACTGCAATGGTATATAGTAAAGAGCTAGGAACAACATTTGTACCAATTCGGTATGTTTTAGAAGCTTTACAGGCAGAAGTAAATTGGCGTATGGAAAATGGTAATGATGTAATAAATGTGCACTCTCCAGCACAGCAAATATCTGTTATTACAAAAGACCAGCAATCGCTTAAAAGTGCTGAAGTTAACTTAAACCCCCTATACGATCAAGTCAATGATGTTTGGCATAGACTACAAGCGACAAATAATAAGCTATTATCTGGAAGTGAATTTCTAGAACTAACTGCTAAGGAATTGCAAATACCGAATAAATTTTACGCAAATACAGACATAGAGTATTTCAAAGTCAAGCCTTATACAAGCGAAAACATGAAAACCGATTTAAATGCGTTTCTAAAGGATTTCGAATTTGCTACTGAAGTACCTGTATTAACCTATCATCACTTACTGGAGCAAAAAAATAATAACAATTATCCAGCGAATAGTGCAATCATCAATGTCGAAGCATTTCGTGAGCAAATCGAGCTTTTACATAAAAATGGCTTTCAAACATATGGCTTAGATGTGTTAGAACAATTTATAAATGGCGAAATAAAACTGCCAAAGAAAAGTGTTTTTATAACCTTTGATGATGGATATTTAAGTAATTACGTTTACGGCTATCCAATACTGAAGGAACATAATTATACAGCAACAATTTTTGCAATCACTGATATGATTAGACCAATACCAGAAACATTTAATACAAGCAGAATAAATTTCATCAGCTGGCAGGAAATTAATCAGCATAGCGATGTATTTACAATAGAAGCCCATAGCCATAATCTGCATCGCCTAAGTAACAACTTAAGTCACCTAATAACCGTACCGTATAATGAATTAATTAATGATATGAATGAAAGTCGAAAGCTTTTGAAAAGCTATATCAATCATGACTCGGTTTACTTTGCATATCCCTATGGACAATATAACCTGCAGACAATTCGAGCACTTAAAGAAACGGGCTATCGCTTAGGGTTTACAAATCGCCCTGGAACAGTAAGACCTCATAGTGACCCTTATCAGATAAACAGATTTGGCATATATCCATGGACAACAATTGATAACTTTAAAACTTATGTGGGGATAGAATAG